CCGCGCCCGCCGCCGACTGCACATGGCCTTCGTCGAGGACATGCCCGAGGCTCTGGGCTTCATCGACAGCTCGACCGAGCGCATGGACCAGCTCATCGACGCCCTCCTCGCCCTCTCCCAGCTGGGGCGGCAGAAGCTGGTGTTACAGCCGGTGGATATGCGCGCCTTGGTCCACGAGACCCTGCGCAGTCTGACCTACCAGATCTCGCGCAATCGGGTGCGGGTGACGGTGGGCGACCTGCCGGTGGTGCAGGCGGATCGCGGCTCCATGAAGCAGGTGATGGAGAACCTACTCAACAACGCCGTCAACTACCTCGACCCCCAGCGGCCGGGGCGGGTGGAGATCAGCGCCGAAGAGCAGGGTTCGGAGGTGGTGATCCACGTCCGCGACAACGGCCGCGGCATCGCCGAAGACCAGGCGCATCAGGTGTTCAAAATCTTCGGCCGCGCCGGTGCCGGGGACGTTCCCGGCGAAGGCGTGGGACTGGCCTTCGTCCGTACCCTCATCGAGCGTCACGGCGGGCGGATCTGGTTCGAGAGCGAAGAGAACCAGGGAACGGTCTTCAGCTTCAGCCTGCCCAAGCGACATCGGGACCAGACCCATGGCGCGTGATCTGACGGCCCACGGCTTGACGGCGCATGTTTTGACGGGGCACGGCCGGCCGGTTCCAGCCTTCTCAGCGATGCTGCGGAGCCTGTCCCGATGCCTCCTGGGCCTGCTGCCGCTACTCGCCCTGGTGCCGAACCATGCCGCCGCCCATTCCCTCAGCGGTCCCGACTGGCAGATCTGGCGCTCCGTTGACGGCATGCCCCAGAACACCGTCACCGCCATCGCCCAGGACCCCCTCGGCTATCTGTGGATCGGCACCCAGGAAGGGCTGGCCCGTTTCGACGGCCTGCGCTTCAACGTCTTCGACCGCCTCAATACGCCCCAACTGGAGCACAACCTGATCAACGCCCTGGCCATCGACGCCGGCGGCACGCTGTGGATCGCCACCCCGCGGGGGCTCACCTACTATCGCCAGGGCGTCTTCCACCACTTTTCCGGCAGCGACGGCCGCCTCGACCAGACCATTCAGGACCTGACCCTCGACCTCCACGGCCACCTGTGGATCGCCACCCGCAACGGCCTCAGCCGCTGGGACGGCGCCAGCCTCACTACCTTCACCACCGCCGACGGGCTGCCCCACAACACCATCCAAACCCTTTGGACCGACCCCGAAGGCCGGCTGTGGGTCGGTACCGAGGGCGGCCTGGCCCGCCTGGGGAAAGGCAGCGAGCAGCGCTTCCTCGCCGTCACCACCCGGGAAGGCCTGAGCGACGATCTGATCATCGCCATCGGCCCCGGACGCGGCGCCGAGATCTGGGCCGCCACCCTCAACGGCGGGGTCAATCGCATCGACCCCCAGACCCTCGAGCCGCTGGGGCTGGTGCCGGAGCTGGCGGACCGCATCGTCTTCGCATTGCTGGAAGACCACCTCGGCGACCTATGGCTCGGGACCCGCAACGGCCTGCTCACCATGCCGCGGAGGCCCCGCCACAGCTCCGCCGGCACCTCGGCGGAGCTCGGGCCGACGATTCGGCGGGCGGAGATCCTCCAGCCCGGGGCTCTGACCCCGGAACCCTCCAGCGCCACCGTGCTCAGCCTCTTCGTCGACCTCCAGGGGCACCTCTGGGCGGGAACCTCCAAGGCCGGCCTGATGCTCTTCGACCAGTCCAGCTCGGCCGTCGTGCGGGAGGTTCCGGTGCTGGTGGAGTCCCTGCGCCAGGACGGCGAGATCCTGCCGCCGGCCCCCGGATTGCGTCTCGACCCCAGAGCCCAGGAGCTCGAGCTGCGCTACACCGCCATCGACTTTCATCAGCCTCGGCTGCTGCGCTTCTGGCATCGTTTGGAGGGCTTCGACGACCGTTGGATCGACAACGGCTCTCAGCGCTTCGCCACCTACACCAACCTGCCGCCGGGCCGATACAGCCTGCAGGTCGCCGCCTTCCTCCCGGGCCGTGAGGATCCCGTGGGCACCGCCGCCTTCAGTTTCCGAGTGCCGCCGCTCTTCTACCAGACCACTCTGTTCAAGATCTTCGCCGGCATCCTCCTCCTCGCCTTCGCCCGTCTCCTCTTCACCCTCCGCATGCAACGCCTGCTGGCGCGGCGGGAACGGCTCCAGGCCACCATCGAGGAACGCACGGACGAGATCCAACGCCAGCGGGATCATCTGGAGGAGACCAACCGGCGCCTCGAATTCGCCAACCGTCAGCTGCAGCTAACCAACCAGGAGCTCAAAGCCCTGAGCCGCGAGAAGGCGGATTTCCTGGCCATCGCCGCCCACGATCTGCGGGCTCCCCTGGTCAACCTCAAGGGCTTCAGCGGCGAGCTCAAGCTGGCCCTGACGGAGGGTCAGGAGGAGATCGAGCCAGTGCTGGAAAAAGTCGACGACGAGCTCCGCCAGCGGGCGCGGCAGGTCCTCGACGAGGATATGCCGGAGGCCCTGAGCTTCATCGAATCCGCCTCCGAGCGCATGGACGGTCTCATCGGCCCGGTCCTCAAGCTCTCCCGCATCAGTCGCCGGGAGCTCGACCTCGGCATGGTAGACATGCGTCAGCTGACCCTGGAGGTGGTGGAAGGTCTGGCCCCCGAGCGTCGGCAGGCCGGCGCCAGCATCCGGGTGGGGTTGCTCCCCAAGGTCTACGGCGACCGCACCTCCCTGGCCGAGATCATGACCCAGCTCCTGGACAACAGTCTGCGCTACCTG
This portion of the Acidobacteriota bacterium genome encodes:
- a CDS encoding two-component regulator propeller domain-containing protein → MARDLTAHGLTAHVLTGHGRPVPAFSAMLRSLSRCLLGLLPLLALVPNHAAAHSLSGPDWQIWRSVDGMPQNTVTAIAQDPLGYLWIGTQEGLARFDGLRFNVFDRLNTPQLEHNLINALAIDAGGTLWIATPRGLTYYRQGVFHHFSGSDGRLDQTIQDLTLDLHGHLWIATRNGLSRWDGASLTTFTTADGLPHNTIQTLWTDPEGRLWVGTEGGLARLGKGSEQRFLAVTTREGLSDDLIIAIGPGRGAEIWAATLNGGVNRIDPQTLEPLGLVPELADRIVFALLEDHLGDLWLGTRNGLLTMPRRPRHSSAGTSAELGPTIRRAEILQPGALTPEPSSATVLSLFVDLQGHLWAGTSKAGLMLFDQSSSAVVREVPVLVESLRQDGEILPPAPGLRLDPRAQELELRYTAIDFHQPRLLRFWHRLEGFDDRWIDNGSQRFATYTNLPPGRYSLQVAAFLPGREDPVGTAAFSFRVPPLFYQTTLFKIFAGILLLAFARLLFTLRMQRLLARRERLQATIEERTDEIQRQRDHLEETNRRLEFANRQLQLTNQELKALSREKADFLAIAAHDLRAPLVNLKGFSGELKLALTEGQEEIEPVLEKVDDELRQRARQVLDEDMPEALSFIESASERMDGLIGPVLKLSRISRRELDLGMVDMRQLTLEVVEGLAPERRQAGASIRVGLLPKVYGDRTSLAEIMTQLLDNSLRYLVPERPGKIEVFHQEKWGRTYFHVRDNGRGIPEEQRAKVFRIFGRGGLPDTPGDGMGLVYVRTLIHRHGGRIWYESRSGEGTIFSFVLGDPEPTQTDFSSTESEDGRK
- a CDS encoding ATP-binding protein; translated protein: QLRFRRLQDRNRRLEEIISRRTAEVLERKEELGAANRQLAHANRQLRRINDELANLDRENADFLAIAAHDLRTPLVNLKGFAGEIHGALKVLGEVLAAGEKHLDARARRRLHMAFVEDMPEALGFIDSSTERMDQLIDALLALSQLGRQKLVLQPVDMRALVHETLRSLTYQISRNRVRVTVGDLPVVQADRGSMKQVMENLLNNAVNYLDPQRPGRVEISAEEQGSEVVIHVRDNGRGIAEDQAHQVFKIFGRAGAGDVPGEGVGLAFVRTLIERHGGRIWFESEENQGTVFSFSLPKRHRDQTHGA